In bacterium, the genomic stretch CCATGTCCTTCTCTATGTTTAATATGCGTTTCCGTCGTGAAACTGATAAAATCGCCAACCAATCTTCGTCACGAGGAAATTCATTTCTTACCAACCTTGCCAACCTTCTCTCGACGCTGGCAATGTGAAGGAATAGGAAGCTGCGTAATGGTTCTTTGTTAAGATCAGCAGCATTTACCAGACCTATTACTTGCTTCTTTGACAGAACAATCTGGAATGGGCATTGGCAAAGCCACATTGGCAAATTTTCTAGCGGGGCATCGGCATCAACAGTGTTTTCTGGTGTGAGATGTTGCATTACGTCTGCTACAAATGATCTTGGAGTGTTGTCAGTTTTAAATATGCCTACAACTTTATCTATATCCCTGACTGGGGCATAATCGAAACCCCTTTCGTTGAGCCGTCCAACAGCAGACTCAATGGTTTCATTAGGCTTAACACAAAAAGCCTCATCAATGGGCGTCATTACATGCCTAACGACAAATGCGGCGGCGATATCCTCATAAGGGGTTGCACTTTTTAACTCCGTTTTAGCATTCATTCCGCAGCCTCCTCGCTACTGACATTAAGCCCCATACGGTACTTAATGTCGTAGTTGATGATGAAATCGAGTTTATTGCAAAATGCATTCTTGTGCGCCAACTTCACTTCATTCCCTCATTTGAAACGGAACTCATTCTCAATAATATTGTTGTATGTATCCGAAAGCTTTATCGAACAGGTCTTGATCCTTCACTTTGTATTTAACGTATATCACCCTGCGCAAGGCTTTTTGAACTTCGCGTTCTCCGGCTTTAGTATTTTGCCAACCTGGGAATCGCACTAATCGAACGATTTCGTCAATATCATTCACAAGGCGCTCAATGACAACGGGAGTATTAACGTCTTTAACCTCAACAAAGAGTTCAGTCAAGGCGGCTTTGGCTTTGGCTTGTTCATCCAATGGACTGACCTGTTGTTCGGCTTTGA encodes the following:
- a CDS encoding CBS domain-containing protein; this encodes MNAKTELKSATPYEDIAAAFVVRHVMTPIDEAFCVKPNETIESAVGRLNERGFDYAPVRDIDKVVGIFKTDNTPRSFVADVMQHLTPENTVDADAPLENLPMWLCQCPFQIVLSKKQVIGLVNAADLNKEPLRSFLFLHIASVERRLARLVRNEFPRDEDWLAILSVSRRKRILNIEKDMDFGDVEIDLLEHVYFSDLINIINGCSIGTIMAAELGWALSTDKDGINDLRTRICHTTKLLLRSADELSQLVESISGLHKVIEVADNMLHESTT